Within the Thermoanaerobaculales bacterium genome, the region GCGACGGGCCGGTCGACGTCGAGGTCCACCTCTACCACGCCTCGGGCAGCCGCTACGGCATCGTCAGCCGCACCCTGCAGCCCTTCGAGATGACCCAGTACGACCGGATCTACAACCGGGTCAGCGCGGGCGTGGTGGATTCCGGGTTCGCGGTGGTCAAGGTGCTGACCGCGGGCGGCAAGGCGCTGGCCTACGCGTCGGTCGTCGACAACGGTTCCAACGACCCGATCTACATCCCGTCCCAGCCGCTGAGCGACACCTCGCCCTTTACTTACTGAGGCGCCGTCAGCTCCCGGGCGTGGACCCTGGGCCACCACCGTGCGCGACCCTGTGTTCGAGCGTGACGCCGCGGGCTCCGTCGGGGATGCCCATCGCCTGGGAGGAGAAGGGCTCGGCCGGAGAAAGCCCCTCTCCGCTTAGGGCAGGCCGCCGACCGTTCCGCTGACCGGCGCGATGAACTCCGGGTCATTCGTGGGCGGGTAGACCATGGACCCGTCAGCGTAGTATGGGCGGCTGTCCTCTGGCTCGACGGTAACGATGAACGCGCATGCGACGATGGGGTACTGCCAGTCGAGCTCCTCGTCCACCCTGTTGATCCGGATGAAGCCGTAGGCAGGGAGCGCCACCTGGATTGGAGGCGCTATCTCGTCAGGACTTGTGTTGTGCAGCGGCATTGCGGAGACCGAGAACGTCATCGGGGCGTCGTTGGGGTTGACGATCCCGAGGTCGTGCCGGAAGAAGCCCACCCAGGTGCGCCACGGGATGAAGCAAGGGCCGGTGATCCGCTCCGAGAATGCCGGCACCTGTCGCCGGCAAGCACGCGAATCCGCTATCCCACCTGGTTCGACCCAGCCGAGTCTCAGCGGTCCCCTCTATCCCCCAAGGATGCGCACAGCGCATTCAAGGGAGTTCGTACCGCAGTGGCCGTCCCCTTGCACATCTGGTTCACCACGACCGCTCGGAAGGCCAATGCGGGACGAACTCCTAGTGGACGATCTCGTCCTTGCCGCCGTCGACGACCTCGAAGGGCCGGCGGCGGCGCAAGCGCGCCAAGCGCCGCTCGAGGATCCAGCGCTCGAGCCGCTTGCGGGAGGAGTGGAGCGCGCGGCGCGGCCCGCCCATGCCGAGCGACATGACCACGACCAGCACCGCGGCGCAGACGCCGAGGAAGCCGGCCAGGTCCTTGTAGGGCAGCAGGCCGAACACGAACGCGGCGAGGACCTCGAGCCAGAGGAACCAGCGGGCCCGGATCGGCAGCACGAAGAACAGCAGGATGGTCGCCTCGCCGTAGAGGGTGGCGAAGGCGGCGATCAGGATCGTGATCAGCATCCGGTGCCCCTGCATGGTGACGAAGGGCGCGGCCGAGCCACCACCGGCGAGGAGCATCAGGGCGTGGGTGAGCACCGCCACCGCCGCGGCAGCCACCGCCGTGACCAGGACCAGCCTCCAGAACCGGCGGCGGCCGAGCCGCCAGAACACGTCGCGGCCGAACCAGAAGAGGATCAGCAGCTCGAGCAGGAACCAGATGCTCGCGCCGCCAGCGCCGACGAAGGGGTAGGTCACGAGCTGCCAGATGAAGCCGCCGAGCACGGCCGGTGTCAGGCGCAGCAGCGCCGGCACCACCGCCGTCGTCTCGAAGAACTGCATCGAGAAGGTGACGAAGACCGCGGCGAGCAGCAGCAGCAGGTCGGCGGGCGGCGGCGCGCCTGCGCCCGAGAAGCCCCCGAATCCGCGCGGTCCGGACCGGCCCTGAAAGGAGGTCGCCACGATGGCGTTGGATGGTACCAGTCAGGCTCCATGGGCGCCACCGGTGCGCCAGCGCGGCGGTCCGCTGCGGGAATTTGAGTGCATGTCACTCAGGTTTACCCCGATGCGCGGTGCGTGCCGGTGTAGGCTGGTATTTGCAGGGCGGCACCGAGGCACAAAGGAGACGGAAATGACCGAGCTTCTCCATATTCCGGTGATCCCGCTGCGGGAGGCGGTGCTCTTCCCCGGCGTCACCTCGCCGATCGCGGCCGGGCGCCCGGGGACCCTGCGCGCCATCGAGGCCGCTCTCAAGACCAGCGACAAGGCGATCTTCGTGGCGTCGCAGCGCGAAAACGTCGAGGACGTGACCCCCGACCTGCTGTACTCGATGGGAACGGTGGCGACGATCGGGCCGATGCAGCGTGGCCCGTCCGGGATGCGGCTGCTGCTCAACGGCGCGTATCGCGGCATCGCCATGCGCTACGAGGAGCACGACGGCTACCTGGTCGCGACAGTGCGGCCGGCAGAGGAGATGCCCCCGATCGACCCCGACGCCCCGGCCTTCGCCGCCCTCTACCGGGAGACCCGGGAGCGCGCTGGCGAGCTCGGCCGCCGCGCCGGCATGCCCAAGGAGGCGGTGCAGCAGTTCCTGGCCGAGACCAAGGAGCCGGGCCGCTTCGCCGACCTGGTGGCCGGGCACCTCGACCTCAAGCCGGCCCAGGCGCAGAAGCTCCTCGAGGCGCTGTCGGTGGAGGAGCGGGTCCGCGAAGTGCTGCTCCACATCCAGCGCCAGATCGCGGTCCTCGACGCCCAGGAGGACATCAAGTCACAGGTCCAGGAGGAGCTCGGCGACCGGCAGCGCGAGATGTTCCTCCGGCAGCAGCTCAAGGCGATCCAACGCGAGCTCGGCGAGGACGCCCGCGAGGACCTCGACGAGCTGCGCAGCAAGCTCGAGGCGCTCAGCCTGCCCGAGGTCGCGCGCAAGGAGGTCGACCGCGAGCTCTCCCGGCTCGAGCGGATGGGGCCCGAGGGCATGGAGGCCCAGGTCATCCGCACCTTCCTCGAGACCGTGACCGAGCTGCCCTGGACCGCGCGCAGCGAGGAGCGCCTCGACATCGGCCGGGCGGCCGAGATCCTCGAGGAGGACCACTACGCCCTCGGCGACGTCAAGGACCGCATCCTCGAGTTCCTGGCGGTGCGGCTGATGCGCTCGAGGAACGAGCCGGCCGCCGAGCGCGAGCCGGTGGCCGAGCCGGTGCCGCCGATGGTCGAGGTGATCGACGAGGAGGGCAACGTGGCGCCGCTCGAGCCGATCGAGTCGCCCTCCCCGACGCTCGCCAAGGACTCGGTCGGCCGCAACCCGATCCTGCTGTTCGTCGGCCCGCCCGGCGTCGGCAAGACCTCGGTCGCGCAGTCGATCGCCCGCGCCATGGGGCGGGAGTACGTCCGCATCTCGCTCGGCGGGGTGCGCGACGAGGCCGACGTCCGCGGCCACCGCCGGACCTACGTCGGCGCCATGCCCGGCCGGATCGTCCAGGGCATGAAGCAGGCCGGCACCAAGAACCCGGTCTTCCTGCTCGACGAGGTTGACAAGCTCGGCGTGTCCTACCAGGGTGACCCGGGGGCGGCCCTGCTCGAGGTCCTCGACCCGGCCCAGAACGACACCTTCACCGACCACTACCTGGGGGTGCCCTTCGACCTCTCCGAGGTCCAGTTCATCTGCACCGCCAACTTCCTGCAGAACATTCCGATCCCGCTCCAGGACCGGATGGAGGTGGTGGAGTTCGCCGGCTACACCGAGGGCGAGAAGCTCGAGATCGCGCGCCGCTACCTGATCCCGCGCCAGATCAAACAGGCCGGCCTGACCGGCGACCAGATCTCGTTCACCGATGAGGCCGTGCAGACCGTGGTCAGCCGCTACACCCGCGAGTCCGGCGTCCGCCAGCTCGAGCGGGAGCTCGGCCGGCTCGCGCGCAAGGTGGCGCGCCGGATCGCGGCCGAGGAGGTCGAGCGCACGGACGTCGGCCCCGACCAGGTGGGCGAGCTGCTGGGACGGCCCAAGGTCCACCCGGAGCACGCCGCTGCCGCCGACCAGATCGGGGTCGCGACCGGCATGTACTACACGCCGGTCGGTGGCGACATCATGTTCGTCGAGGCCTCGCCGATGCCGGGCAAGGGCGAGCTGGTCCTGACCGGCCAGCTCGGCGACGTCATGAAGGAGTCGGCGCGCGCCGCCTGGTCCTACGCCAGGGCCCACGGCGCCGAGCTGTTCATCGAGCCCAAGGCCTTCGAGCAGGACGTGCACATCCACGTGCCAGCCGGCGCCATCCCCAAGGACGGGCCCTCGGCCGGCCTCACCATGGCGACCGCGCTGGTGTCGGCGCTGTCCCGCCGGCCGGCGCGCTACGATGTCGCCATGACCGGCGAGATCACCCTGTCCGGCCGGGTGCTGCCGATCGGCGGGGTCAAGGAGAAGGTGCTCGGCGCGGTGCGCGCCGGGATCGCCACCATCGTGCTGCCCAAGGGCAACGAGGCCGACCTCGAGGACCTGCCGGAGGAGATCCGCCGGGGCCTCACGATCCACTTGGTCTCAGAGCTCGGCGAGGCCCTGGCCCACACCCTGCGCGGCGGTGAGTTCCGCGAGGGGCGGCTGCAGTTCGCAGCGGCTGGGATGCCCGCGAAGGGCGCTGCACAGAAGCTGCAGCACTGAGCTCGGCGGCTGCGCGTCGGTGGAGACGTTGCCGGTCCAGCCTCCACACGGGCGGATGCGCCGGCAGCAGGCGAACGGCTCGCACCCGCAGCACGCGCAGTACTGCCCGACGCAGCCGCCGACCGAGCACTGCATTGGAGGCTCGGAGCAGCCTCCAATGCTGCAGCTGTCCGCCTCCGGGTCGCCGCCGGCCAGGCAGGGAGAGCCGGGCTCGCACTTGTCGATCTCGGGCAGCACCCCCGAAGCCTTGGTCGTTTCGTAGCCCCAGAACGCCGACCAACCGTACGCCTGGATCGGGGTCACGCTGCCGGCGCCGGCAGCGGTGGACGCGGCGTCGCGGAAGGGCTCGGTGAGCCAGAACAGGAGCGTCTCGCCCAAGGCCTTGTCGACGACCGCCACGCCCTTGTCCTTCCTGGCCTTCACCCTGCAGTCGGCGATGACCCAGCTGCGGGCCGCGCGGAACAGACGCGAGCTGTGTGGCGTACCGTCGTCAGGCCCTTTTGCAGGAACACAGTGCCCTGATCGGGAATCGTCAATCGTGCACCCAGGCCGCGTCCCATCTGGTCGGCAAGCGGCCGAGGGCTGGCTTGTCGGATAATTTGGAATTCGAGTTCCAGTTTTTCGGTTGCGACGATCGGAGGTGGCGCGGTGCGGATCACAAAGTCCGAGGAGTACGGTCTGAGGCTCGCCCTGCGGCTCGCCGCGACCGGCGGCCAGCTGACGATCCGCGAGCTCGCCGAGCGCGAGGCGATCCCCGAGACGACGGTCGCAAAGGTGATCGCGAGGCTGCGGGCGGCGGGCCTGGTGCGCGCGGTGCGCGGCCGCAACGGCGGCTACGCGCTCGCCGCGCCTGCCTCTTCGATCAGCGTCGCGCGGATCGTCGATGCCTTCGACGAGCGCCTCTACGATTCGGGCTTCTGCGACCGCATGGCGCCCGGCGAGGCTGCCTGCAGCCGAGCCCGGAGCTGCGGGCTGCGCCCAGTGTGGCGGGGCTTGGCGGTCGTGGTCGGCGACTTCCTGGCCGGCATCACGGTCGCCGACGTGCTGGCCGGCGGCGCGACTGGCGGCCGCGGCTCGCTGCCGCTGGCCGCCGGGCGGCGTACGTGACACGGGCAGGCGAGGGCGACCGATGACCACCCCGAGCAACATCATCGAGGAGTTCGCGAACCGCGAGTACGCGGCCGGCTTCGTCACCGAGGTCGAGCAGGACACCCTGCCGCCCGGCCTCGACGAGGGCGTGATCCGGGCGATCTCGGCCCGCAAGGGCGAGCCCGAGTGGATGCTCGACTGGCGGCTCAGGGCGTACCGGCACTGGCTCACCATGACCGAGCCGCGCTGGGCCAACGTGCGCTACCCGGAGATCGACTACCAGGCGATCTCCTACTACGCCGCGCCCAAGAAGAAGGCGCTCGCGAGCCTCGACGAGGTCGACCCCGAGATCCTGCGGACCTACGAGCGGCTGGGCATCCCGCTCTCCGAGCAGAAGGCCCTGGCCGGGGTCGCGGTGGACGCGGTCTTCGACAGCGTGTCGGTGGCCACCACCTTCAAGGACAAGCTGGCCTCGCTCGGCATCATCTTCTGCTCGTTCTCGGAGGCGATCCGCGAGCACCCGGAGCTGGTCCGCCGCTACCTGGGGTCGGTGATCCCGCACACCGACAACTTCTTCGCCGCCCTCAACTCGGCGGTGTTCTCGGACGGCTCCTTCGTCTGGGTGCCCAAGGGCGTGCGCTGCCCGATGGAGCTCTCCACCTACTTCCGGATCAACGCCGCCAACACCGGCCAGTTCGAGCGCACCCTGATCGTCGCGGAGGAGGGCGCCTACGTCAGCTACCTCGAGGGCTGCACCGCCCCGATGCGCGACGACAACCAGCTCCACGCCGCCGTGGTCGAGCTGGTGGCGCTGGAGGGCGCGCAGATCAAGTACTCGACGGTCCAGAACTGGTACCCGGGCGACCGCGAGACCGGCGCGGGCGGCATCTTCAACTTCGTCACCAAGCGCGGCCTGTGCGCCGGCCGCGGGGCCAGGATCTCGTGGACCCAGGTCGAGACCGGCTCGGCGATCACCTGGAAGTACCCGAGCGTGATCCTGCGTGGCGACGACACGGTGGGCGAGTTCTACTCGGTGGCATTGACGGCGGGGCACCAGCAGGCCGACACCGGGACCAAGATGATCCACCTCGGCCGCAACACCCGGTCGACGATCGTCTCCAAGGGCATCTCGGCCGGCCACGGGCAGAACACCTACCGCGGTCTGGTCAAGGTGGCCAAGCGGGCGGACGGGGCGCGTAACTACTCGCAGTGCGACTCGATGCTGATCGGATCAAGCTGCGGCGCCCACACCTTCCCGTACATCGAGATCGCCAACTCCACCGCCCAGATGGAGCACGAGGCATCGACCTCGAAGATCGGCGAGGACCAGATCTTCTACTGCAACCAGCGCGGTATCTCGACCGAGGACGCGGTCTCCATGATCGTCAACGGCTTCTGCAAGGAGGTGTTTCGCGAGCTGCCGATGGAGTTCGCCGTCGAAGCCCAGAGACTCCTCGGAGTGTCGCTCGAAGGGAGCGTGGGCTGAGGTCACGGTCCCGTTGTTCCTTTTCCGGCTCCGTTTTTCGGGCGAAACCCGGAGCCGGAAAAGGAAGTGAGGAAAACAGATGAATAGAGAACCACTTCTTGAACTGAAGAACCTGCACGTCGCCGTCGAGGGCAACGAGATCCTGCGCGGGATCGACCTCGCCATCGGCGCCGGCGAGGTCCATGCAATCATGGGGCCGAACGGGTCCGGCAAGAGCACGCTCGCCCAGGCGCTCGCGGGCCGCGAGGGGTACCAGGTCACGGCGGGCGAGGTCCGCTACCGCGGCCGCAGTCTCCTCGAGCTCGAAGCCGAGGAGCGGGCGCGCGAGGGCCTGTTCCTGGCGTTCCAGTACCCGGTCGAGATCCCCGGGGTGAGCAACACCTACTTCCTGCGCGCCGCCCTCAACGCGATCCGCGCCCACCGCGGCGAGCCCGAGCTCGATGCCATCGACTTCCTGAAGCTGGTGCGCGAGCGGATGGAGCTCGTCAAGCTCGACGAGGCGCTGCTCAAACGGCCGGTCAACGACGGCTTCTCGGGCGGCGAGAAGAAGCGCAACGAGATCTTCCACATGGCGGTCCTCGAGCCGACCCTCGCGATCCTCGACGAGACCGACTCGGGCCTCGACATCGACGCCCTCAGGATCGTCGCCGATGGGGTCAACTCGCTGCGCGGCCCCGGCCGCGCCTTCCTGGTGATCACCCACTACCAGCGGCTGCTCAACCACATCGTCCCCGACTTCGTTCACGTCCTCAAGGACGGGCGGATCGTCCGCTCGGGCGACCGGGAGCTGGCGCTCCACCTCGAGAGCCAAGGCTACGAGTGGCTCGAGGCCGAGCCGGCCGCGGCGGCCGCCGCCCCGTGAAAGGCCTCTCCATGTCCGCCGCCACGGTCCCGACCCATCCGCTGCTCGCCGGCGTCGACGCCCTCCTCGACGGCCGTCTCCGGGAGCCCGGCTTTCTCGCCGAGCGCCGCCGCCAGGCCGCTGCCTCGTTCGCAAGGCTCGGCCTGCCGACCCGCCGCTGGGAGGAGTGGCGCTTCACCGGCGTGAAGCACCTCGGGGAAGCGCCGTGGGTCGTCGCCGAGCGCGCCCGCCAGCTGCCGCCGATGCCCCGCCCCTCGCTGGCCGACGGTCTCCGCCTGGCGGTCGTGGACGGCTGGCTCGAGCCCGAGCTGTCGCGGCTCGACGGACTGCCCGACGGGGTCTTCGCGGGCAGCCTCGCGGAGGCGGCCGCTCGCCGCCCCGAGCTGGTCGAGCCGCACCTGGCGCGGCACGATGCCCTCACCGACCACCCGTTCGTCGCCCTCAGCACCGCGCAGTTCCGCGACGGCGTGCTGCTGTGGGTCCCGGCCGGCACGGTCCTCGACCGCCCGATCGAGTTGGAGCTCATCGCGCGACCTCACGATCGGCCCACCATCGTCCTGCCGAGGTTCCTGATCGTGGTCGGGCGCTCGAGCCAGGCCACGGTGATCCTCCGCTCGTCCGGCGGCAGCGCCGACACCTTCACCTGCGCAGTCACCGAGGTCGTGCTCGAGGACGGGGCGGTGCTCGACCACTGCTCGGTGATCGACGACGACCGCGGCGTCACCCACATCGCCTCTCTCGAGGCGCGCCAGGGCCGCGACAGCGCCCTGCGCTCGGGTGCGTTCACGCTGGGTGGCGGCTTGGTGCGGAACGACCTCGCGGTGACCTTGCGCGGGGAGGGCGCCGACGCCACCCTCGACGGCCTCTACCTCACCTCCGGCGGCCAGCACGTGGACAACCACCTGCGGGTTCGCCACGGCGCGCCCGGCGGCACCAGCCGCCAGCTCTACAAGGGCATCCTCGACGGCAGCTCGCGGGCGGTGTTCAACGGCCGGATCGTGGTCGACACGTGCGCCCAGAAGACCGACGCCCGGCAGTCGAACCGCAATCTCCTGCTGTCGGCGGAGGCCCTCGTCCAGTCCAACCCGCAGCTCGAGATCCTCGCCGACGACGTCCGCTGCACCCACGGATCGACGATCGGCCGGCTGGACGAGGACGCGGTGTTCTACCTGCGCTCCCGCGGCCTCGACCGGGGCGCCGCGGAGAGCATGCTGACCTGGGCCTTCGCCGCCGAGGTGGTCGACCGGGTCCGGGTCCCGGAGCTGCGCGACAGCCTTCGCGACGCCATGCTCGCCCGCCTTCCCGGCCCCGCGCCGTTCGCGGAGGCGATGTGATCGCGGCGACCGCGGCGGCGGCGCTCGATGTCGCCCGCGTGCGGGCGGACTTCCCGGCCCTCGACCAGGAGGTGAACGGCCGTCCCCTGGCCTACCTCGACAACGCCGCCACCACTCAGAAGCCGACCGCGGTGCTGGCGGCGGTCGACCGCTTCTACCGGCGCGACTGCGCCAACGTCCACCGCGGGGTGCACACGCTGTCGCAGCGCGCCACCGTCGCCTACGAGAGCGCCCGCACCGCGGTGAAGCAGCACCTCGGCGCGCGCGACAGCCGCGAGATCGTCTTTGTCCGCGGCACCACCGAGGCCATCAACCTGGTCGCCTGGAGCTTCGTGCGGCCCCGGCTCGGCGCGGGCGACGAGGTCCTGATCTCGGCCATGGAGCACCACTCCAACATCGTTCCCTGGCAGTTGCTGTGCGCGGAGCGCGGCGCTGCCCTGCGGGTGATCCCGATCGACGAGCGCGGCGACGTCATCCTCGAGGAGTACGAGCGGCTGCTCTCGGAGCGAACCCGGATTGTGGGCATCACCTGGGTCTCCAACGCGCTCGGCACGGTCAACCCGGTGCGCGAGATGATCGCCTCCGCCCACGCCAGGGGCGTCCCGGTCCTGGTCGACGGCGCCCAGGCGGTCCCCCACATGGCGGTCGACGTCGCGGAGCTCGACTGCGACTTCCTCGCGTTCTCCGGGCACAAGGCCTACGGGCCGACCGGGATCGGCGCACTCTACGCCAAGCGCGGCCACCTGCTCGGGATGCAGCCCTACCAAGGCGGCGGCGACATGATCCAGTCGGTGAGCTTCGAGCGCACCCTCTACCAGGAGCCGCCCCACCGCTTCGAGGCCGGCACCCCGAACATCGCGGGCGCGGTCGGGCTGGCGGCCGCCCTCCGCTACCTGCAGGGGCTCGGCATCGAGGCGATCGCCGACCACGGGCAGCGGCTGCTCGAGGAGGCGACCCGGAAGGTGCTCGAGGTGCCGGGAGCCCGCCTGATCGGGAGCGCCCGCAGCCGGGCCGGCCTGCTCTCATTCGTCATGGACGGCATCCACCCCCACGACATCGGGACCGTGCTCGACGCCCGGGGGGTCGCGGTCCGCGCCGGCCACCACTGCGCGCAGCCGGTGATGAAGCGCTACGGGGTGTCGGCGACCGTGCGGGCGTCGTTCGGCGTCTACAACACGAGCGCCGAGATCGACGCCCTGGTGGACGGGCTCCACGAGGCGAGGGAGGTCTTCAGCTGATGTCCGAGCTCCGCGACCTGTACCAGGAGGTCATCCTCGACCACAACCGGAAGCCGCGCAACTGCTACGTCATGGACTGCGCGAGCCGGACCGCGGACGGCCACAACCCGTTGTGCGGCGACACGGTGAAGGTTTACCTGCGGATCGTCGATGGCCGGATCGAGGAGATTTCGTTCCAGGGCGCGGGCTGCGCCATCTGCACCGCCTCGACCTCGCTGATGACCGAGTCGGTCAAGGGCAAGACCGTGGCCGAGGCCACCCGGCTGTTCCACGGCTTCCACGACATGCTGACCGGGGTGGCGGCGGAGCAGGGCCTGGACCTCGGGAAGCTGATGGTCTTCGAGGGCGTCCGCGAGTACCCGGTCCGCGTCAAGTGCGCCACCCTCGCCTGGCACACGTTGAAGGCCGCGATCGACAACGCTGAGCAGCCGGCCACGACGGAGTAGGAGGCTGCCTCGAGTCACGCTGCTCATCGTCTCCGTGCCCGGTCGGGAACGGGAACGGGAACGGGAACGGGGGGAACCCATGAGTGAGCTGATCCGGGAGCGGATTGTCGAGGCCCTCAGGACCATCTACGACCCCGAGATCCCGGTCAACATCTACGACATCGGACTGATCTACGACGTGAAGTTGGCCGCCGACGGTATCGCCCACATCGTGATGACCCTGACCTCGCCGTCCTGCCCCGAGGCGGAGTCGCTGCCGCCCGAGGTCGAGCGCAAGGTGGCGGCGGTGGAGGGCGTCACCTCGGCCACGGTCGAGATCACCTGGGACCCGCCGTGGGACCCGGAGATGATGTCCGAGGCGGCGAAGCTCGAGCTCGGGATGTTCTAGGAGCGAGTGGGGCAGCGGCCCCAGGAAGCGGCCCTGAGACCGGGCGCAGCCGGCCTCTGCCCCACTCGCTCCTCGGGATGCGCTGCGCGCATCGTGAGGAGTCCGCTCAAAGCGCCACGCCTAGCCTCTTCGGCGGGAGGGCTTCTTGGGGCCGTTCGGCGCCGGGCGCGCCAGTGCAGCCTCGAGGACGCCGGCCACGGTCCGCAGCACCTTGAGGCGCGCGTGGCGCTTGCAGTTGGCCTCGACCAGCGTCCACGGCGCGCCGAGGGTCGAGGTCCGCTCCACCATATCCTGGACCGCGGTCTCGTAGGACGGCCACTTGTCGCGGTTGCGCCAGTCCTGCTCGGTCAGCTTCCAGCGCTTGTACGGGATCTCCTGCCGCTGCGTGAAGCGCTTCAGCTGCTCGTCGCTGGTGATGTGGAGCCAGAACTTGGCGAGCACGATCCCGAAGTCGGTGAGCTCGCGCTCGAACTCGTTGATCTCGGTGTAGGCGCGGCGCCACTCGTGCTCGGCGGCCAGGTTCTCGACGCGCTCGACCAGGACCCTCCCGTACCACGAGCGGTCGAAGATGGTGACGCGGCCGGCGCGGCCGATCTGGCGCCAGAAGCGCCACAGGTAGTGGTGGGCGGCTTCCTCGTCGGTGGGCTCGCCGATCGGGATCACGCGGCAGTCGCGGGCGTCGAGGACGCCGGCAAGCCGCCGCACCGCGCCCCCCTTGCCCGCGGCGTCCCAGCCTTCGAAGACGCAGACCATGGAGATCTTCCGCTGCTTGGCCCTGCGGAACAGGCTGTTGACCTTTGCCTCGAGGCGCGGCAGCTCGCGCCGGTAGTCCAGGGGGCTGACCGCGAGAGCCATGTCGAGCTCGGTCAGCACGGTGTGCTGCAGCGGCTCGGCGAGCGACGCGGCGACGGCGTCCTCCGGGGAGCCGCCGGCCGGCGCCACGCCGGCGGCGAGGGGGCGGCCGTGCGCAGCCCGCCGCTCGACGCGGCCGAGCCGGGCGCGCAGCGCGTCGCGGATGGTGGTCGCGACCGTCAGCGACCGGTAGCGGGGGTCCGTGCCCTCGACGATCATCCATGGCGCCCGCGCGGTCGAGGTGGCGCGGATGGTGTGCTCGGCGACCTTCACGTAGCGGTCGTAGGACTTCCAGTGCCGCCAGTCGGTGTCGGTGATCCGCCAGC harbors:
- the sufD gene encoding Fe-S cluster assembly protein SufD, which produces MSAATVPTHPLLAGVDALLDGRLREPGFLAERRRQAAASFARLGLPTRRWEEWRFTGVKHLGEAPWVVAERARQLPPMPRPSLADGLRLAVVDGWLEPELSRLDGLPDGVFAGSLAEAAARRPELVEPHLARHDALTDHPFVALSTAQFRDGVLLWVPAGTVLDRPIELELIARPHDRPTIVLPRFLIVVGRSSQATVILRSSGGSADTFTCAVTEVVLEDGAVLDHCSVIDDDRGVTHIASLEARQGRDSALRSGAFTLGGGLVRNDLAVTLRGEGADATLDGLYLTSGGQHVDNHLRVRHGAPGGTSRQLYKGILDGSSRAVFNGRIVVDTCAQKTDARQSNRNLLLSAEALVQSNPQLEILADDVRCTHGSTIGRLDEDAVFYLRSRGLDRGAAESMLTWAFAAEVVDRVRVPELRDSLRDAMLARLPGPAPFAEAM
- a CDS encoding SUF system NifU family Fe-S cluster assembly protein — protein: MSELRDLYQEVILDHNRKPRNCYVMDCASRTADGHNPLCGDTVKVYLRIVDGRIEEISFQGAGCAICTASTSLMTESVKGKTVAEATRLFHGFHDMLTGVAAEQGLDLGKLMVFEGVREYPVRVKCATLAWHTLKAAIDNAEQPATTE
- a CDS encoding cysteine desulfurase — translated: MIAATAAAALDVARVRADFPALDQEVNGRPLAYLDNAATTQKPTAVLAAVDRFYRRDCANVHRGVHTLSQRATVAYESARTAVKQHLGARDSREIVFVRGTTEAINLVAWSFVRPRLGAGDEVLISAMEHHSNIVPWQLLCAERGAALRVIPIDERGDVILEEYERLLSERTRIVGITWVSNALGTVNPVREMIASAHARGVPVLVDGAQAVPHMAVDVAELDCDFLAFSGHKAYGPTGIGALYAKRGHLLGMQPYQGGGDMIQSVSFERTLYQEPPHRFEAGTPNIAGAVGLAAALRYLQGLGIEAIADHGQRLLEEATRKVLEVPGARLIGSARSRAGLLSFVMDGIHPHDIGTVLDARGVAVRAGHHCAQPVMKRYGVSATVRASFGVYNTSAEIDALVDGLHEAREVFS
- the lon gene encoding endopeptidase La; the encoded protein is MTELLHIPVIPLREAVLFPGVTSPIAAGRPGTLRAIEAALKTSDKAIFVASQRENVEDVTPDLLYSMGTVATIGPMQRGPSGMRLLLNGAYRGIAMRYEEHDGYLVATVRPAEEMPPIDPDAPAFAALYRETRERAGELGRRAGMPKEAVQQFLAETKEPGRFADLVAGHLDLKPAQAQKLLEALSVEERVREVLLHIQRQIAVLDAQEDIKSQVQEELGDRQREMFLRQQLKAIQRELGEDAREDLDELRSKLEALSLPEVARKEVDRELSRLERMGPEGMEAQVIRTFLETVTELPWTARSEERLDIGRAAEILEEDHYALGDVKDRILEFLAVRLMRSRNEPAAEREPVAEPVPPMVEVIDEEGNVAPLEPIESPSPTLAKDSVGRNPILLFVGPPGVGKTSVAQSIARAMGREYVRISLGGVRDEADVRGHRRTYVGAMPGRIVQGMKQAGTKNPVFLLDEVDKLGVSYQGDPGAALLEVLDPAQNDTFTDHYLGVPFDLSEVQFICTANFLQNIPIPLQDRMEVVEFAGYTEGEKLEIARRYLIPRQIKQAGLTGDQISFTDEAVQTVVSRYTRESGVRQLERELGRLARKVARRIAAEEVERTDVGPDQVGELLGRPKVHPEHAAAADQIGVATGMYYTPVGGDIMFVEASPMPGKGELVLTGQLGDVMKESARAAWSYARAHGAELFIEPKAFEQDVHIHVPAGAIPKDGPSAGLTMATALVSALSRRPARYDVAMTGEITLSGRVLPIGGVKEKVLGAVRAGIATIVLPKGNEADLEDLPEEIRRGLTIHLVSELGEALAHTLRGGEFREGRLQFAAAGMPAKGAAQKLQH
- the sufC gene encoding Fe-S cluster assembly ATPase SufC is translated as MNREPLLELKNLHVAVEGNEILRGIDLAIGAGEVHAIMGPNGSGKSTLAQALAGREGYQVTAGEVRYRGRSLLELEAEERAREGLFLAFQYPVEIPGVSNTYFLRAALNAIRAHRGEPELDAIDFLKLVRERMELVKLDEALLKRPVNDGFSGGEKKRNEIFHMAVLEPTLAILDETDSGLDIDALRIVADGVNSLRGPGRAFLVITHYQRLLNHIVPDFVHVLKDGRIVRSGDRELALHLESQGYEWLEAEPAAAAAAP
- the sufB gene encoding Fe-S cluster assembly protein SufB, whose translation is MTTPSNIIEEFANREYAAGFVTEVEQDTLPPGLDEGVIRAISARKGEPEWMLDWRLRAYRHWLTMTEPRWANVRYPEIDYQAISYYAAPKKKALASLDEVDPEILRTYERLGIPLSEQKALAGVAVDAVFDSVSVATTFKDKLASLGIIFCSFSEAIREHPELVRRYLGSVIPHTDNFFAALNSAVFSDGSFVWVPKGVRCPMELSTYFRINAANTGQFERTLIVAEEGAYVSYLEGCTAPMRDDNQLHAAVVELVALEGAQIKYSTVQNWYPGDRETGAGGIFNFVTKRGLCAGRGARISWTQVETGSAITWKYPSVILRGDDTVGEFYSVALTAGHQQADTGTKMIHLGRNTRSTIVSKGISAGHGQNTYRGLVKVAKRADGARNYSQCDSMLIGSSCGAHTFPYIEIANSTAQMEHEASTSKIGEDQIFYCNQRGISTEDAVSMIVNGFCKEVFRELPMEFAVEAQRLLGVSLEGSVG
- a CDS encoding Rrf2 family transcriptional regulator, with protein sequence MRITKSEEYGLRLALRLAATGGQLTIRELAEREAIPETTVAKVIARLRAAGLVRAVRGRNGGYALAAPASSISVARIVDAFDERLYDSGFCDRMAPGEAACSRARSCGLRPVWRGLAVVVGDFLAGITVADVLAGGATGGRGSLPLAAGRRT
- a CDS encoding SUF system Fe-S cluster assembly protein — protein: MSELIRERIVEALRTIYDPEIPVNIYDIGLIYDVKLAADGIAHIVMTLTSPSCPEAESLPPEVERKVAAVEGVTSATVEITWDPPWDPEMMSEAAKLELGMF